In one Betta splendens chromosome 14, fBetSpl5.4, whole genome shotgun sequence genomic region, the following are encoded:
- the LOC114869159 gene encoding GTPase IMAP family member 8-like has translation MSFDKGSTSPPSDWTIAVFAKKTDFKKKVVDIICKHVSAENSTFTVITTPEVFDEQCLYPDQQIIDFMARSLPGPNIFILAIDSENSSEEDAVTQITKLQTTIGQNVTEQLAVVIEVIEDINIYDSLTCLRDAFSSIQLTTLTEDLADKCNKWRSGPFQYDYKNYSADVVRRRKNELESNRSVCLPSYHQCVARNNSPSTSQCTVALPAAAPTAAPCEPNKVSFNTNDDCFNIVLLGLTGTGKSASVNTILTYGNSSTKSKNFVQSEPSSMPITTECNAVVVEKFKRQIRVVDTPDFFNDHIKNSQAQIHECRKYCQPGQCVVLLVFQLGRFTDGEAKLLGKLEETFGWKIRDSAVVLLTHGESFEGNPDQFIGERSTLKSIVEACGNRYHVFRNTHKDPKQVVALMRKFPNCEKIFPKLSEKNPHNGKKNECSLC, from the exons ATGAGTTTTGACAAAGGTTCTACATCAC CGCCTTCTGATTGGACCATCGCCGTGTTTGCAAAGAAAActgactttaaaaaaaaggttgtaGACATCATCTGCAAACATGTGTCGGCAGAAAACAGCACTTTCACAGTCATCACCACTCCAGAGGTCTTTGATGAACAGTGTTTATATCCTGACCAGCAGATTATTGACTTCATGGCTCGGTCCCTGCCTGGTCCCAATATCTTCATACTGGCTATAGATTCAGAAAACTCTTCAGAAGAAGACGCTGTGACTCAGATCACTAAACTTCAAACAACCATAGGACAAAATGTCACAGAACAGTTGGCTGTTGTAATAGAAGTAATAGAAGACATAAATATTTATGATTCACTCACTTGTCTGAGAGATGCATTTAGCTCAATTCAGTTGACGACTCTCACTGAAGATCTGGCCGATAAATGTAACAAGTGGCGTTCAGGCCCCTTTCAGTACGACTACAAAAACTACAGCGCTGATGTtgtgagaagaagaaagaacgAACTGGAGAGCAACAG GAGCGTCTGCCTTCCATCTTACCACCAGTGCGTAGCGA GAAACAACTCTCCATCCACCTCACAATGTACCGTCGCTctacctgcagcagcacctACAGCAGCACCATGTGAACCTAATAAAG TGTCTTTCAATACCAATGATGACTGCTTTAACATTGTTCTGCTGGGACTCACTGGGACAGGAAAGAGTGCATCTGTAAACACCATCCTAACGTATGGAAACTCCAGCACTAAGTCTAAAAACTTTGTCCAGTCTGAGCCAAGCTCCATGCCCATCACCACCGAGTGTAACGCCGTAGTGGTGGAGAAGTTCAAAAGGCAGATCAGAGTGGTCGACACACCGGACTTCTTTAATGACCACATCAAAAACTCCCAGGCACAGATCCATGAGTGCAGGAAGTACTGCCAGCCAGGGCAATGCGTGGTGCTCCTGGTGTTCCAGCTGGGCCGCTTCACGGACGGTGAGGCCAAATTATTGGGGAAGCTGGAAGAAACGTTTGGGTGGAAAATCAGGGACAGCGCCGTGGTTCTGCTCACCCACGGAGAGAGCTTCGAAGGCAATCCTGATCAGTTCATTGGTGAAAGAAGTACCCTCAAAAGCATAGTGGAAGCCTGTGGAAACCGATACCATGTGTTCAGGAATACACACAAAGACCCAAAGCAGGTCGTAGCGCTGATGAGGAAGTTTCCAAACTGTGAAAAAATATTTCCAAAGTTATCAGAAAAAAATCCCCATAATGGCAAAAAGAACGAGTGCTCCTTATGTTGA
- the LOC114869161 gene encoding GTPase IMAP family member 7-like, which produces MGIKHSTPEDDLRIVMIGKTGVGKSAVGNTILGKKLFESNVSSESVTENCQRERARGSRAVYMVDTPGILDTTKSAESIREEIAKCIQMSSPGPHVFLLVIQIGRFTKEEENCVQALEKLFGPRASNYMIVLFTHGDKLVQQDTTIHKYLQNSHPKLQELLSRCGNRFHVFNNVNKKDRTQVTELIKKVDEMVAANGGACYTDEMFEEAQKCCQKNRVTGERPQFSQAFMNQLMQKILLFQMVLAASDGTYDVPRKNNPLNLNRVSNVR; this is translated from the exons ATGGGCATCAAACACTCAACCCCTGAAG ATGATCTCAGGATTGTGATGATCGGGAAGACTGGTGTGGGGAAGAGTGCCGTTGGTAACACCATCCTAGGCAAAAAATTATTTGAGTCCAACGTGAGTTCAGAGTCAGTGACAGAAAACTGCCAGCGAGAACGAGCTCGGGGCTCCAGAGCCGTCTACATGGTCGACACACCCGGGATCCTGGACACAACTAAGAGTGCAGAGAGCATAAGAGAAGAGATTGCAAAGTGCATCCAGATGTCGTCTCCTGGTCCCCACGTCTTCCTGCTGGTCATTCAGATCGGAAGGTttaccaaagaagaagaaaactgcGTCCAAGCCCTGGAGAAGCTCTTTGGACCCAGAGCCTCAAATTACATGATTGTTCTCTTCACTCATGGGGACAAACTCGTTCAGCAGGATACAACTATACATAAGTATCTACAGAACAGTCACCCGAAGCTTCAAGAGCTCCTGAGTCGGTGCGGGAACCGCTTCCACGTCTTCAACAACGTGAACAAGAAGGACAGAACTCAGGTGACTGAACTCATCAAGAAGGTGGATGAAATGGTGGCTGCAAACGGAGGAGCATGCTACACAGACGAAATGTTCGAAGAGGCACAGAAATGTTGTCAGAAAAACAGAGTCACCGGAGAGCGGCCGCAATTCAGTCAAGCCTTCATGAATCAGCTGATGCAAAAAATCCTCCTGTTTCAGATGGTGCTAGCGGCGTCAGACGGCACCTATGACGTGCCCCGTAAGAACAACCCCTTAAACCTGAACAGAGTATCTAATGTTCGATAA
- the tcerg1b gene encoding LOW QUALITY PROTEIN: transcription elongation regulator 1 (The sequence of the model RefSeq protein was modified relative to this genomic sequence to represent the inferred CDS: inserted 3 bases in 2 codons; deleted 4 bases in 3 codons), which produces MADQTENETIGFSDNRMAQQAVRFRSPSPAPAPSQTPVLRGPPPLLRPPPPPFGMMRGPPPRPPFARPPFDPNMPPIPPPGGMPPPIGPPHLQRPPFLPPPIGNLPPPPGMLFPPGMPPVPSSGNPALNPAEEIWVENKTPEGKTYFYNARTRESSWSKPEGVKIIQQSELNPLLVAGAAGTGAGVTASASSNSGNTTASTAGAASPTQVVSSAPSRTLASSQESNSSSSPSVSIAATVVADLTPVATVTSTVAVSPVTVVTVSTVPSPVTAVQTMPLLPGALPHTVAQPTAAIPAFPPVMVPPFRVPLPGMHIPLPGMLPGMGPPLVSMMHPQLALSAAPASIGGALIPEWSEYRTPDGKXILYNNRTLESTWEKKKQKRPGSVLLWRKLRQWRWRMRTTKHQNTNEKELEERIVVATFFPLILSRETKLEEMTERKKAAQKARPIATXPIPGTPWCVVWTGEDRVFFYNPTTRLSMWDRPEELVGRADVDKHIQEPPHKRGLDDGKKIGVKHVLSKEEPLDLGIVTEENLDEEPTKAKKRKKEDIKEADSEKEAAMEAELRAARERAVVPLEARMTQFKDMLLERGVSAFSTWDKELHKIVFDPRYLLLNPKERKQVFDQYVKTRAEEERKEKKNKLMQAKDEFRRMMEEAKLTARTTFSEFAVKHGRDPRFKTIEKMKDREAIFIEFITAMRKREKEDSKSRGEKVKQDFFDLLSDQHIEVGQRWSKVKDRLETDPRYKGVESSALREELFKQYMEKQAKSVDIDKERELERQARIEASLREREREVQKARSEQTKEIDREREQHKREEAIQHFKALMSDMVRSSDATWSDTRRNLRKDHRWESASLLEREEKEKLFNEHVEALAKKKKEHFRQLLDETSMITLTTTWKEVKKVIKEDPRCIKFSSSDRKRQREFEDYIKDKYITAKADFRTLLKETKFITYRSRKLIQESEQHLKDVEKILQNDKRYLVLECVPEERRKLIMFYIEDLDRRGPPPPPTASEPTRRSTK; this is translated from the exons ATGGCGGACCAGACAGAAAACGAGACTATTGGGTTCAGCGACAACAG AATGGCGCAGCAGGCAGTGCGGTTCCGCAGCCCCTCTCCTGCACCTGCGCCTTCCCAGACTCCAGTGTTACGAGGTCCACCTCCACTCCTGAGGCCGCCACCACCTCCTTTTGGGATGATGAGGGGACCCCCACCACGACCCCCATTTGCACGTCCACCATTCGACCCCAACATGCCACCCATCCCTCCACCTGGAGGCATGCCACCACCCATTGGGCCTCCACACTTACAG AGACCTccattccttcctcctcccattgGTAATCTGCCACCTCCTCCAGGAATGTTGTTTCCTCCTGGGATGCCCCCTGTTCCATCATCCGGAAACCCTGCACTCAATCCTGCAGAGGAGATCTGGGTAGAAAACAAGACGCCAGAGGGAAAG ACATATTTCTACAATGCCAGGACCAGAGAGTCATCCTGGAGTAAACCAGAAGGAGTTAAGATAATCCAGCAGTCTGAACTCAATCCTCTTCTAGTAGCAGGGGCTGCAGGAACGGGTGCTGGGGTGACTGCATCTGCCAGCTCGAATAGTGGCAACACTACAGCCAGCACTGCAGGTGCAGCCTCACCTACTCAGGTTGTGTCCTCAGCACCCTCCCGCACACTTGCCTCCAGTCAGGAATCTAACAGTTCCTCATCCCCTTCTGTGAGCATTGCAG CCACTGTTGTAGCAGACCTGACCCCTGTTGCCACAGTGACCTCTACTGTTGCTGTGTCTCCAGTCACTGTGGTGACTGTTTCCACAGTGCCATCACCTGTTACTGCGGTGCAGACCATGCCCCTGCTGCCTGGTGCTCTGCCGCACACTGTTGCCCAGCCCACCGCAGCCATACCTGCCTTCCCCCCAGTCATGGTGCCACCTTTCAGGGTGCCCTTGCCTGGTATGCACATTCCTCTACCAG GTATGCTTCCTGGTATGGGCCCGCCTTTAGTTTCAATGATGCACCCCCAGCTGGctctc tcagcagctcctgcatcCATTGGTGGAGCCTTGATTCCTGAATGGTCAGAGTACAGAACACCTGATGGGAA CATACTATACAACAACCGAACACTGGAGTCCACGTGGGAG aaaaagaagcagaaaaggcCAGGGAGCGTCTTGCTATGGAGGAAGCTGAGGCAatggagatggaggatgaggacaacaaaacaccaaaacactAATGAGAAGGAG TTGGAGGAAAGGATAGTGGTTGCAACCTTTTTTCCTCTTATTTTATCAAGGGAAACTAAATTAGAAGAAATgacggag aggaaaaaagcagCCCAGAAAGCGAGACCTATAGCCA ACCCTATTCCTGGGACCCCATG GTGTGTAGTATGGACAGGGGAA GACCGTGTGTTTTTCTACAACCCAACAACTCGACTGTCCATGTGGGACCGACCTGAGGAGCTGGTTGGCCGGGCTGATGTTGATAAGCATATTCAGGAGCCACCGCACAAAAGAGGCCTGGACGATGGCAAGAAGATAGGTGTGAAGCATG TTCTCAGTAAAGAGGAGCCATTGGATTTAGGCATTGTTACTGAAGAAAACCTGGATGAGGAGCCAACCAAAGCCAAAAAGAGAAA AAAGGAGGATATAAAGGAGGCAGACTCTGAGAAGGAAGCAGCAATGGAGGCAGAGCTTCGTGCAGCCAGAGAACGAGCGGTTGTGCCTCTAGAGGCCAGGATGACCCAATTCAAAGACATGCTGCTTGAGAGAGGG GTGTCTGCATTCTCCACTTGGGACAAAGAGCTTCATAAGATTGTGTTTGACCCACGTTACCTTCTGCTCAACCCgaaggagagaaaacag GTGTTTGATCAGTATGTGAAGACTCGggcagaagaggagaggaaagagaagaaaaacaaattgatGCAGGCCAAAGATGAATTCAggaggatgatggaggaggcaAAGCTCACAGCCAG AACAACATTTAGTGAATTTGCAGTGAAACATGGCAGAGACCCTAGATTTAAGACGATAGAGAAGATGAAGGACCGGGAGGCTATTTTCATTGAGTTCATCACCGCTATGCggaagagagaaaaggaggactCAAAGTCCAGAGGAGAGAAG GTGAAACAAGACTTTTTTGATCTCCTGAGTGATCAGCACATAGAGGTGGGCCAGCGATGGAGCAAAGTGAAAGACAGACTGGAAACTGACCCACGATACAAGGGTGTGGAGAGCTCGGCACTAAGAGAAGAACTTTTTAAGCAGTACATGGAAAAACAAGCTAAG AGCGTGGACATCGATAAGGAGCGTGAGTTGGAGCGACAGGCGCGTATCGAGGCCAGtctcagagagagggagcgggaggtgCAGAAGGCCCGATCAGAACAGACCAAAGAGATCGACCGGGAAAGAGAGCAGCACAAGAGGGAAGAGGCCATCCAACATTTCAAAGCCCTCATGTCTGACATG gtaCGTTCTTCAGATGCAACGTGGTCAGATACACGCCGCAACCTGCGGAAAGATCATCGCTGGGAGTCGGCATCactgctggagagagaggagaaggagaagctgttTAACGAACATGTAGAAGCGCTGGCtaaaaagaagaaggagcatttcaggcagctgctggatgagacCAGCATG atCACGCTGACAACTACATGGAAGGAGGTAAAGAAAGTCATCAAAGAGGATCCTCGCTGTATAAAGTTCTCCTCTAGTGACAGA AAGAGACAACGCGAGTTTGAAGACTACATCAAAGACAAATACATCACAGCCAAGGCCGATTTCCGAACCCTGCTAAAGGAGACAAAGTTCATCACATACAG GTCGAGAAAACTAATCCAGGAGTCAGAGCAACATCTGAAGGATGTGGAAAAAATCCTTCAGAATGACAAACGGTACCTCGTTCTGGAATGTGTTCCTGAGGAGCGCAGGAAGCTCATCATGTTTTACATTGAAGACCTAGATCGCCGTGGCCCACCACCTCCCCCGACTGCGTCTGAGCCCACCCGACGCTCCACCAAGTGA
- the LOC114869761 gene encoding clathrin interactor 1-like, which produces MLNMWKVRELVDKATNVVMNYSEIESKVREATNDDPWGPSGQLMGEIAKSTFMYEQFPEVMNMLWTRMLKDNKKNWRRVYKALLLLAYLIRNGSERVVTSAREHIYDLRSLENYHFIDENGKDQGINVRQKVKEMVEFIQDDDRLREERKKAKKNKDKYIGVSSDSMGGGGGSLKNSNELDRSKWDEDWDKSRGTFPFSEKLGEISDKIGSTIDDTLNKFRKKERDDSPDRISDNDEDRASRNGRQETLEFKDEEETVTTKSIQITQATETTTTTTRKRSGGTSSKALDLGAAAHYTGDKSPEDKSSARPSSSSALADLLVIDPSSNQSNTTGGSSDLIGGFADFSSPAASASLPTSTAATSSNGNGEFGDWNAFSTTPTASSSSASTQPLADLFGSVQSQTATSSNSAPIPPSVELLDLMGGVNHQLTNPHTTLSASQSMTFSLGGVTPGAPALPTMPLSRSQQSLGGQQQKVGVGGQGSLGSTWSDPSVNISLDFLSAGLNPSLTPPTLNSIIQQQGVPPVNLLAQNFGGLNLTSPPHVTPIRPAANPVMTTSIATGMPPPMTTGTMGMGGMPVNQGMMGMNMSMNMGMAAPVMMGGMAGMGVPGVGMSLTHPAMVPPKQDAFANFGNFGK; this is translated from the exons ATGCTGAATATGTGGAAAGTCCGGGAGCTGGTGGACAAAGC CACTAATGTGGTGATGAACTACTCCGAGATCGAGTCCAAGGTGAGAGAGGCCACTAACGATGACCCCTGGGGACCCTCTGGACAACTAATGGGAGAAATAGCCAA atcTACCTTCATGTACGAGCAGTTCCCAGAAGTGATGAACATGCTGTGGACCAGGATGCTGAAGGACAACAAGAAGAACTGGAGACGAGTCTACAAG GCTTTACTGCTGCTGGCCTATCTGATCAGGAATGGCTCTGAGAGAGTCGTCACCAGTGCCAGAGAACACATCTATGATCTGCGGTCTCTAGAAAACTACCACTTTATTG ATGAGAATGGCAAAGATCAGGGCATCAATGTGCGACAGAAAGTCAAAGAGATGGTGGAGTTCATCCAGGATGACGACAGgttgagagaggagaggaagaaagccaAGAAGAACAAAGATAAATACATCGGAGTATCTTCTGACAgtatgggaggaggaggcggcagccTTAAAAACT CTAACGAGTTGGATCGAAGTAAATGGGATGAGGACTGGGATAAGAGCAGAGGGACTTTCCCTTTTAGTGAAAAGCTTGGCGAGATCAGTGACAAGATAGGTAGCACCATCGACGACACACTCAACAAATTCCGGAAGAAGGAACGAGACGACTCGCCTGACAGAATCAG TGATAACGATGAAGACCGAGCATCAAGAAATGGCAGGCAGGAAACCCTTGAATtcaaagacgaggaggagaccgTCACAACAAAGAGCATCCAGATTACACAGGCAACAGaaaccacaaccaccaccacacgAAAACGCAGTGGAGGAACGAGCAGCAAGGCTCTGGACCTTGGTGCTGCAGCCCACTACACTGGAGACAAGAGCCCAGAGGACAAG TCATCAGCCAGACCTTCTTCCAGTAGTGCTCTAGCTGACCTGCTAGTTATCGACCCTTCATCCAATCAGAGCAACACAACAG GTGGTTCTTCAGACCTCATTGGTGGATTTGCTGACTTCTcgtctcctgcagcctctgccaGTCTTCCAACCTCCACTG CTGCTACGTCATCGAATGGAAATGGTGAATTCGGAGACTGGAACGCCTTCTCAACTACTCCAACAGCATCATCTAGCTCCGCTTCCACCCAGCCGCTCGCTGACCTGTTTGGCAGCGTCCAGTCACAAACCGCAACCTCCTCTAATTCAGCCCCCATCCCACCTTCAGTTGAGCTGTTAGATTTGATGGGTGGAGTTAACCATCAGTTAACTAATCCACATACAACTCTGAGTGCTTCTCAAAGCATGACATTCTCTCTGGGAGGTGTGACACCCGGTGCACCTGCTTTGCCCACCATGCCCCTTTCTCGATCTCAACAG agCTTAGGAGGACAACAGCAGAAGGTCGGGGTCGGAGGTCAGGGATCATTAGGGTCCACGTGGTCTGATCCCTCCGTCAACATTAGCCTTGACTTCTTGTCAGCAGGGCTCAACCCCAGTCTGACACCACCCACACTCAACAGTATTATCCAGCAACAAG GAGTGCCTCCAGTCAACCTCTTGGCCCAGAACTTCGGAGGACTGAACCTCACGTCTCCTCCCCATGTAACACCCATCAGACCAGCAGCCAATCCGGTGATGACTACTTCAATAGCAACTGGCATGCCTCCTCCAATGACCACAGGAACCATGGGAATGGGGGGAATGCCTGTAAACCAAGGCATGATGGGAATGAACATGAGTATGAATATGGGCATGGCCGCTCCAGTGATGATGGGTGGAATGGCTGGAATGGGAGTGCCAGGAGTTGGGATGAGTCTCACACACCCAGCTATGGTTCCACCCAAACAAGATGCCTTTGCTAATTTTGGCAATTTTGGGAAATGA